The Theobroma cacao cultivar B97-61/B2 chromosome 1, Criollo_cocoa_genome_V2, whole genome shotgun sequence genome contains the following window.
AGATATAACCTTTCAGATTAAACATCACTTACAATTCAATAGACACAACTTCTCAtatgaaaaatcataatttttaatttaaaaaatacacaacttttgagagttattatttttggtaaaattttgtaaatttattaaatttttgtaattgttGTTGGAAAATTCACTCTATGGTGTAGGTGTCGTCTTGCTCGTTATGATTTTGAGTCCTAGTCATGGTGGTACGTGGAAATCGGAGGAGGGAGGGGTACAGAAAGAAggggaagcaaaagaaaaaactatcATACTTTTCAATACAACAAAAAGGTGACGAGAGGaaggaaaaggagaaaatagaaaaaaaaaattttaaaatattatacctaGATTAGGAGGTCTTTTaagtatttataaaatttttattttaaaatttatagtaTTTACACATAGTACccttaattttatatattttttattcacattttaaatcattatatatatatatatatatatggagaaATGAGTAGATACGGGCGAATTTGTGATATTTTGGCGGCCATCCACTCTTTTCTATATCTGGGATTACAGGATGAAGCAATGCATCAATTGCCTTTGCCATCAAGTGCCCCTAAGGTGCAATTAACTAACCTACTACTCTTCATCTCATCTAATAAATACTCCGTTGAGCTTAATATGTGCACAACATCGACTCAACtgctctttcattttttttttgggttttagcAAGAAACTTCGGACTCTTAGAGGGTAAAAGCTCTTGGTGTGGTTATGTAGTAGTACTGGTAGAACATGTTTTTTAGGATAAACGAGGACTTAACAACTTTCCTTATGGAAAAACACAAACGTGATGAACCTTGCCATCAACGCCAATCCAGAATTAGGGAAGTCTGATACATTGAATGGTAAAAAATTTAGCCACCCAAATTTGCTTAAAATGGAATAGGGCTGGTTGGCACGTTATAAACCGGAATTGTCGTAAGCCCATTACAGTAcccaaagagaaaaaacaaaaagaaagaaaagaaaaacctctCTCACCCCACTGTAATGGCTATTGCTCTGAAATCAACGGCCGACTTTCTCCACTTAAAGAAGCACAATCTCGCTTCACTATCTCGCCTTTCCTCCGGCAAGGCCTTTGTTTCAACCAAGAGATTCACTCCAATGGCTACTGTAACCACTGCTACAACTCTTGGCCTTGCTGACACTTTCTCTAAATTGAAAACACAAGGCAAAGTAAGCATTCTTTTACCCTTTTTCTCCTTtatgtgtgttttttttttttttggatactCTAAATTGGGTAGAAGAAATAGATTGTAGTTTTATTATGAGagaaattttcaaactttatattcaaatgggTGTTTTTGTATGTGATATATGCGGTTACATTAGTGGAATCGTAGGCTTATTAAGATAACACGCCTCGTTGATGCAATTGTTCTGATTTTTTGTTGCACTGTAATATTTTTATGGCTTGTATAAGTAAGGTAGCCAGAGAATAGAATCATTCGGTGATTTTTGGTTGACTTAACCATGTTAAGCTACGTTTTCCACTTTGACTCCTGTCAACTTTTGGATAGTGTGCTTGCAGAGCTCAAACAGTTTTCGTCAATTAGGATTATTTATGAACTTCCTTTGTCTTACTAGACTGGTTTGAGATTCTGGATGGAAGAGGTGGCTGCTTGATGATGTAAATTTTGTACTTGAAAGGATAAAACACCTTAGTTATTACCAATTATAAACTACTATCATGTTGAGAACGGATCTTTATTCACATCGGATGCCTTTTAGGAAGTTCTCTGGAATGGAACTACTATTCttgtaaaatttatttaaaatcttatGATAATGTCAACAACCTAGGCTTCACCAAGAGGTTTGGGGCCTAAGGTTATCTTTCTAGTGCTGTCTAACAAGCATGCCTCTTTCTGAAGGTTGCATTAATCCCATACATCACAGCTGGTGATCCTGATCTTTCAACAACAACTGAGGCACTTAAGGTGCTTGACTTATGTGGCGCAGACATAATTGAACTAGGTGTACCATATTCTGATCCTCTAGCTGATGGTCCTGTAATCCAGGTCTGTTAAACAGTGTGGTCTGTctatttattgtttattttcaaatctctCAGTGATGTTTTCTTTATGTTTAGGCTGCGGCTACGCGTTCTTTGGCAAGAGGAACCAACTTCAATGCTATTCTTTCAATGTTGAAGGAGGTAAGACTAGTGCCAAGTGCCATGGCATCTGTCTATCACCAAATGAAAAAATAGAAGGACCTCTTTTAAATGCATTTGTCACTCACATCTACCTTGTTAGGAAAACCAACAGTTATATTTGTTAGTTGTTAAAGCATGGAATTGTTGATGTCAATGCAACCATTGTTTTTCTCAGGGTAAGTGAGTATTGTAACTGTTTTCTTGCACAGAAGATTGCTTATTTATGTCTTCATCCCTGACTGGAACCAAAAAACATTTTGATTCATGAGTGATGTTGGTTATTGGTGCTTTGCTCATTTCACGTATGCTAATGATTTAGAACTTTGAGCTTGCTGCCCTTCAATGACAAGAACCTATTTAAGACCTTT
Protein-coding sequences here:
- the LOC18613241 gene encoding tryptophan synthase alpha chain, chloroplastic isoform X2, with the protein product MAIALKSTADFLHLKKHNLASLSRLSSGKAFVSTKRFTPMATVTTATTLGLADTFSKLKTQGKVALIPYITAGDPDLSTTTEALKVLDLCGADIIELGVPYSDPLADGPVIQAAATRSLARGTNFNAILSMLKEVVPELSCPIALFTYYNPILKRGVEKFLSTVKDVGIHGLVVPDVPLEETEILRREALKNKIELVLLTTPTTPIDRMKAIVEASEGFVYLVSSIGVTGARASVSDRVQTLIGEIKEIAITSQFISHKF